A stretch of Rhinopithecus roxellana isolate Shanxi Qingling chromosome 12, ASM756505v1, whole genome shotgun sequence DNA encodes these proteins:
- the BHMG1 gene encoding basic helix-loop-helix and HMG box domain-containing protein 1 has translation MFSSSRCLCSSEQPRASSVGPSDRTLVLCSLVEGEDKVSPSEPHGLRMEEKWLLKGKLRNQRNQNQLLSPNKKQRKNHTSKLQELALLLPIALKTGTKKLTKKEILVHVLQYIQYLQRNIDAAKALFKCHTTNGGGGLAGLSQNPAWGPARQRRHSTPSSSPSSQKSHLQGACQRPRKKKLTEASESQTRTPKPRRSLALSKPEKLVTPSPDQKGSSTAGTTTPPSCPDSCGHPRPASSSPPADRKGGQSQLTLLDLAEDTIHCGISSCWCQGSVQDDVPFPALLAQEDVARIHFLNKTQRYPRQKLVFYDSSEDVDKGSLDADPWLPAWTPENSPQGSPLSLGPPQIDVWSGTGHPSEILGLSPSLFSSPGKLLPDEILEDGTEYLTQAAFFEEVCLDLESSPSACTQEAPLEKDTASKAPKDPPESHSLHRSSVSLDHCYLSLSGNSKVPSNSSSSSSSSSSSSSSSEDSDSEPLWKQREDMQANPAGMPGSSEEDEDTTWTPTRPTSPLPAAEKKVRKGQAAKAPVKPKEKKKGPCPPQMKKKCVNGFIMFCRMNRKQYIRSCPGTASTAATKELAQLWRVMTQQERRPYCTKARRFSRQHNRIVKQDGSSSEAEDWETPKPFYQLLAEKALPLPPHIQ, from the exons ATGTTCAGTTCCAGCAGATGCTTGTGTTCCTCTGAACAGCCCAGAGCTAGTTCAGTGGGTCCCAGTGACAG GACCTTGGTTTTGTGCTCCCTAGTGGAAGGGGAAGATAAGGTCAGCCCCTCTGAACCACATGGACTGAGAATGGAGGAGAAATGGTTGCTCAAAGGAAAATTGAG GAATCAGAGGAACCAAAACCAGCTCCTGTCCCCAAACAAGAAGCAGAGGAAAAACCACACTAGCAAGCTGCAAGAGTTGGCACTGCTGCTGCCCATAGCCCTGAAGACGGGGACCAAGAAGCTCACAAAG AAGGAGATTCTGGTGCATGTCCTGCAGTACATTCAGTACCTCCAGAGAAACATCGATGCCGCCAAGGCCTTGTTCAAATGCCACACCACCAATGGGGGAGGTGGACTTGCGG GGCTGAGTCAGAATCCAGCCTGGGGCCCAGCCAGGCAGAGGAGACACTCTACCCCCTCCAGCTCCCCAAGCTCTCAGAAGTCCCATCTCCAGGGGGCGTGCCAGAGGCCTCGGAAGAAGAAGCTGACCGAGGCATCAG AAAGCCAGACTCGGACCCCGAAGCCTCGCCGCTCCCTGGCCCTGAGCAAGCCTGAGAAGCTGGTGACCCCATCCCCAGACCAGAAAGGAAGCAGCACAGCGGGGACCACCACCCCTCCAAGTTGCCCCGACTCCTGCGGTCACCCAAGGCCTGCATCATCCTCACCTCCAGCTGATAGAAAAGGAGGACAGTCCCAGCTGACGCTGCTGGATCTGGCCGAGGACACCATCCACTGTGGCATCTCGA GCTGCTGGTGCCAGGGCAGTGTCCAGGATGACGTGCCTTTCCCTGCGCTCCTGGCCCAGGAAGATGTGGCGAGGATCCATTTTCTCAACAAGACCCAGCGCTATCCCAG GCAGAAGCTGGTGTTCTATGATTCCAGCGAGGATGTGGACAAAGGGTCCCTAGATGCTGACCCTTGGCTTCCTGCCTGGACCCCAGAGAACAGCCCCCAAG GAAGCCCACTgtccctggggcctccccagatTGATGTCTGGAGTGGAACAGGCCACCCAAGTGAGATCCTCGGGCTCAGCCCTAGCCTTTTCAGCTCCCCAGGGAAACTGCTGCCAGACGAGATCTTGGAGGATGGCACAGAGTACCTGACCCAAG CAGCTTTCTTTGAAGAAGTGTGCTTAGATCTGGAGTCTTCACCTTCAGCCTGCACGCAGGAGGCTCCGCTGGAGAAG GACACAGCCTCCAAGGCCCCCAAAGACCCTCCTGAGTCCCACAGCCTGCACCGGTCCTCAGTCTCGCTGGACCACTGCTACCTCTCGCTGAGCGGGAATAGCAAGGTGCCATCCAACTctagctccagctccagctctaGCTCCAGCTCTAGCTCCAGCTCGGAGGACAGCGACTCAGAGCCCCTGTGGAAGCAGCGAGAG gATATGCAGGCCAACCCTGCGGGCATGCCAGGCTCCAGCGAAGAGGACGAAGACACCACATGGACCCCCACCCGGCCGACCTCACCCCTGCCAGCAGCCGAGAAAAAGGTCAGGAAGGGCCAAGCAGCCAAGGCCCCTGTGAAGcccaaggagaagaagaaaggccCCTGCCCACCCCAGATGAAGAAGAAGTGTGTCAATGGCTTCATCATGTTCTGCAGGATGAACCGGAAGCAGTACATCCG ATCCTGTCCTGGAACCGCTTCTACAGCTGCCACCAAGGAGCTGGCCCAGCTGTGGCGGGTGATGACCCAGCAGGAGCGGAGGCCATACTG CACCAAGGCTCGCAGGTTCAGCCGCCAGCACAACCGCATCGTGAAGCAGGATGGCTCCAGCAGCGAGGCTGAGGATTGGGAGACGCCCAAGCCCTTCTACCAGCTGCTGGCCGAGAAGGCCTTGCCGCTGCCCCCGCACATCCAGTGA